CATTTTTTTTGTTCACATATCTCATTTTCATCCTTACAGTCATATAGACCAATGACAATCTCTTGAAGAACCCCATCCAATTCTGCACACAATTTTAAATTTTTCTTTAGTGGATCCCCATTTGAAAACTCTTTCAAATAAAGATCTTTTGACCTTGCATAATTAGCAAATTCAACATAGCGATCATCATATAATGCCTCGGAAAGCCTTCCAAAGCGCAATTTACCTCTATATCCAATTTTTTCCAATTCATTAATAATATCATAAACCTTTTCAGAGGGCATCTGTTTTTTAACCTTATGCCCATTTTCATTTTTCCTAACACCAGATCTATCAGAATATCTCGGACAAAAATCGCAATCTCTGTTACAAAAAGAAGTTATTTCAATTTGACAAGCATCCCAAATCGGGAAAAATGTCTTATATTTTATAATGTTATTTATATTTATTCTTTTTGGATTAAAATCACCTAAATAGTTATCAACATAGCCCTTTATTCTCTTAGGATTTTTAATCACTTTCTTAGCCATTTTTTTTAGTATAGTCGCTTTCATATCACATTCCCCTATAGGGTATAGTTAAAATAGCAACTAATTTCTTCAACAAAATCTTTTGTTTTTGAAAAACTTTGTCCGCCAGAACCGGCGCAAAAACAAACGCCATAACGGCAGAAAGGAATGAGGCAATGAGTGCTGAGCAATGAGTTTTAAACTTCAGCTTCTTTGCTTTGCAACAGATGTTTGTAATCCACCTATTATTCTGGAAACTTCGGCAGCCTTTTTTTCTAAAACAGAAAAATTTGCTTCACTAACATACCCTGCATCGAAAGCCACATATAGTTGTGACCTAACCTCTGCACATGATGCTTTAGCAATTACCAAAAACTGGTGAAACTCTTTCGCCGATCCTCTTTCAAATCCTTCAACCAAGTTTGACATGATAGAGACTGAAGCCCTACGAATTTGATCTCTCATGCCAAAATCTTTCGAAAACAAACCTTGTCCTGTAACCTCATATATTTCCTTCGTCAGCTCTCTTGCTTTCTTCCAAGCAATTAAATCCTCAAACCTTTCAATCTTCATTTATAAACTGAGCAATGAGCAACGGAGTATAAACCAAAGCACCCTCACTCATCACACTAATTAAAGCTGTTAACACATATTCATGTTTGTAAGATAGCGCATGAGTATGAATAAACTTTCATCCGTTTACGCCCAAAACACTTAACTCAGTACTCATTGCCCGTTGCTCAGTACTGGAGAATGCTTCTTAACGAAGCACCTCTCCAAGCTCTATATTAAACACTTTCTGTTGGCGGAGGCGGATGAGGAGCCTGTAGATTGCTCTGAGTTTGTAGGATGCGACAAAGTACAGGGTGAAACAGAAAAGGTAGATCGTGAAGAAGAGATAATCGGGAAAGTGCATGAGGGTACCGAAAACGGCAACACTCGATGAGATGGTCGTTGCAGCTATGATGACCACAACCACCTTGCGATGATTGAAACCCATTGCCTTGATAATGTGGTGCAGATGTGTCTTGTCCGGGTGAAAAGGGCTCTGCCCTTTCAGTACTCGCTTAACCATAACGGTGATGGTATCGGTAACCGGCAACGCCAATACTAAAAGCGCTGCAGCCGGAGAAACAGCGCCTCCTGCTTTTTGGGTCACTTCTATGGCAAAAAACGCGAGTACAAACCCCAGGCTCATGCTCCCGGCGTCACCCATGAAAAGCTTGGACGGGTACCAGTTGAAACGCAGAAACGCTGCAAGTCCACCGACAAAAGCAACACTGATAAAGGTAAGCTCTGGCTGATTGTTCAGCCAGGCAAGCATTCCAAAAGCGATGAAAGCCACCAGTGAGGATCCACCTGCCAATCCATCGAGACCATCGGTCATGTTGACGGCATTGATTACTCCTATAATGCAAAATATGGTTACAGGAACAGCGAGAAAACCTGTCTGAATTACCCCCCAACCCATGAGATCTCCGAATGAGTCAAGAACAGTGCCGCCAAAATACATGATAGAAACCGTCGCCCCGGTTTGTACCAAAAAACGAATTTTGAAACTGACATCATGCCTGTCGTCAATTGCCCCCATGACAACTATCATGAGCACTGCAATGATCAGTCCTACATTCTGCCAGAAAGGCACGAACAGCAGCATAGCCATAAGTGCTCCTGTTATAATACCGATACCGCCTATAAGAGGCTTGGCAACGGTATGAATTTTACGCTTGCCGTCGGGGTGATCGATAAACCCGAGCTTTTCGGCATGTGATGAAAGAAACATGATCATCACGTAGGAAACTGCCAGAGCGACAAGATAAATCCCTGTATATTGTGTGAATGGAATCGTGAGGGCAGCCTCTTCAGCTGTTGTTTTTGCAGACAAAGCTTCAAAGGAAAGAAGAGCAAACAGCGGGACCGGTATCAGATAAAAAGGAGACATGATTTTCTCTGATTATTGTGGGTTAGTGGGGGAAGAGAAGCAATCAAAAGCTACGCCACCTTCAGTTACACTCCATGATTACATATTTAGAGTTAAATAACATCTTTATCATGCGTACATTATAAGAAAATAAGTGATGAAACCTAAGAACTTTACGTATAATTTTTGTAAAAAATGCACCGGTATTTTGAGTGGAAAGGGGATTACCCGGCACTTTGAACAACACCACCGCATCCTTCAGTCACAATGCTTTATGTGTATTTTCTGAAGTGGGGAATGGAGTATGTTCATACATTGCAATGTACCATTTCTTATGGAATTAATGACAGGGAGCTCTGTTACGAAATAGTGAAATAATGAACAGGAGAAAGATAGCATCCTATGCCCGTAACATCATACCAGCATCTCTCCCCCAACTCATGCCAATCTGTGTAATAAACAAAGAATATTAAACAGGACCGACATTCATAGATACTCTCAACACAAGAGGACCCCCGGGCCGAGCCCGAGGATGACAAGTAGAGAGGAAGTCATGCCGCACTTGATGCGGCATCTATAGGTAGTCTCGACATAAGAATGGACCCCGTATCGCGTTTCTCTTGCCCGGGAATGACAGGAAGAAAGGAGTCATGTTTGTCATACCTCTTTCCCCAATCCAAAAAATAAACTCAAACGTAGATCGCTGAACTTATCCTCTGGGCTTTGCACCTTCCCCAGATTCACCCTCTTCCAAGGGCCCGAATGCACCCTCTTCAGATTGGTCTGGCGCACTTTGTATAACGTCTTCCCTATCCTTATCTTTATTTTCTCCCTCACCCTCCTCTTCATCGTCCTCAGGTCCGGGAGCACCGGCAGCAGACTGCCCTGCTGTAGAACCTGTTTCAAGGGCGTTTGCAGCAGCATTATCAGAAAAGTTCCCAATGACTGCTCCATCTGAATTGTTGCTTTGCGCTTTCATTGTTGATACAGCAAAGCTCATAGCAGCAAAATGCAACGCAAAACAAAACAGGAATATCTTTTTCATGATATTTGAATTTAGGGTTATACGTCCACGAATTAACACTAATTTTCACGAATTATGAGTACCAACCCAAAAAGCAATCAGGATGGACAAAAATGTTGATACGGGGGTCAGATTTTGAAACCTGTTCCTACAGAAAAAATAAACCGCACGTCATCACCGGAATTATCTGTAAGGTCGGCTGCGCCCAATGTTATGGCAACAGGGAAACGATCGACCCAGAAGGTCTTTGAAAGACCGGCGTTGAGGTTGATACCGTTCCAGTCAACGATGGCATTGAACTCGTTGAACAGCTCATACGCTACATTGCCGAAAACATAGGTACCATCATCGCCTTTCCCGTCTGCGATATCTTCATCGCTCTTTTCGGCAAAACGACCCGATCCAACACCGATGCTGAAATGAAGTTTTGATGCTCCTGTTTCGGTTGCGAACATGTCACCCTGGAGACCATGACTGAAAACAGCATAATAGCTCTCTCCAGTGTCCCCACCGTCGGTAAGCATGACGTTTTCAATACCTGCACCAACAGCCATACCACCGCCGAAATCATGATGGAGGTGAAGACTCATGGAATATTCCTCCCATTCGTCGAGGTCAAGGGAAATAAAGGATATCTGTGCCCCAAGATTCTTTATAGGATCACCGACACCGATACCAAGCACAGCAGCCCCATCAGCTTCATCTCTGTACGGTGCGTTCACCGTGCCACCGACACCAGCGAAAACAACGCCATTAGCAGCACCCCAAGCTACCGGAGTAGTGAGAGATTTACCGTGAATGTTCGGCAAAATGGTTGGAGGAATACCGCTCGGCTCATCGGCATGAGACACCACCGGCATGCAGACAAGCGCTGCAAAAATGAGAGTCAGGATTCGTTTCATGGTCCTTGGGGTTAAAAAGATTAAAGATAAATAGCGATTAATAAAGAAACGGTAATGGAATAATGGGTAATAGGCAATAGGAAATGGACATCAATAGCTATTCCATTTCTTGTAAATACCTGTCAGTAACCGTCCTACTCGACCAATTTCGCGCATTTGGAATATGAACTGTCCACTAATTAACACGAATTATCACAAACTGGATTAGCTGCAAAACGGAAAAAATAACCCGCTTTGCAGCTAATCATATCTATAATAATACTTTAACACTATGCCACGATTTACCATAACAATCTTCTGAAAACCAACGATTTCTGGCCGAAATTTATAAGAATCCCAAGCTTTGACTTCGTGATTTTCAAGTAATTGAGGACTTGCGCTTCATGATCACTGGTAATCTGAACGAGAGCTTTAAGCTCAACGATGATTTTTCCATAACAATAAAAATCAGCCTGATAATACTTATCGAGAGTCTGATTTTTGTAAAAAACCGGAAACGACTTTTCCTTTTCGAAAGGAATTGTTCTCAAAGTAAATTCAACAGCTAATGCTTCTTGATAAACTGCTTCCAGAAAACCATGACCGAGCTGCCTATGAACTTCCTGAGCCGCACCGATTATCTGAAAAGCTTCATCTTTATATAATAGCTCCATATCATATACGGAAGCTTTTTTTCTCCAGTAAATTCCGGCCGATCAAAAACACCTGTTCTTCATCTTTTCAATTCGTGATAATTAGTGGCAATTAGTGGACCAAATTTAATTCCTCTGTTCATCGAGGTAGGAGCTGTAGGATTTGTAGCTGTAGTATCCCTTGTAACCGTACCGGCCGTAATACCGGCCGTAGCTGCCGTAGCCTATTTTTTCCGAAGGACCGACAATTGCAACTCCAAGCAACCGATGCTTGAGGTAATCGAGCTTCTGCACCTCTTTGAGCAGGTTTCTGTTGGTATACCCCATTCGTACCACCATGAGTATTCCATCAGCTGCCCGTGAAATCAGTGTTGTATCACTGAGCAATAACAGCGGCGGTGTATCGAGGATCACATAATCCCACTCGTCTTCGAAGCGCTTGATCAATTCGTTCATTTTATTGGAACCCAGCAACTCATTGGGGCTCGGCGTTTTGTTACCCGCCGGCAGGATGTACAGGTTCTCATGCATGGTAGGCTGAATCAATGCTTCAGCATCGACTTCCAGACCAGCCAGATAATCCGACAGACCAGGGACTTTTTTGCAGCTGTACAGCCGGTGCTGACTCGGACGGCGCAGATCACAATCGATGAGCAGCACCCTGCTGCCGTTGAGAGCAAAAGCATAGGCCAAATTTCCACACACCGTGGATTTGCCCTCACTGATCTCTGTCCCGGTCACGAGGATCGACTTGAGTGGCCGGTCGGCCTGGGAAAAAACAATATTGGTACGTAGGTCCCGAAACGACTCGGCAAAGGGAGACGACAAACTATCGGCCATCAACAATGGCTTTCGATCATGAGTCGACGGCACGATCTTGCCTTGACTGTTGGTTTTGATATACTTTGAAGATTTACCATTGTCACCATATTTCGGTAGATAGCCAGTGAGCTGTTCTAATGATCCTTTCAGGGTTTTCGGCAGATCTTTACCGTTTCCATCTTCCACATACGGTATGGCTGCCAACGGGGTGTAACCGTGATCTTCGAGAAAAGTATCATCCTTGAGGGAATGATCGAGCATTTCCCGTACAAAAACCATAGCCCCGCCAAGCCCGAGCCCAAGTATGAGACCGATCAGCAGGTTTTTCTTCAAATCCGGTGCCACGGGATCAATGGGAGGGAACGCTGCGCCGACGATCACCACCTTGCCGACTTCCGAGGCGATCTTGATGCGCGACTCTTCCAGCTTTTCTTTGAGGAAGGTATAGGTGTTGTTGAGTACTTCACGATCCCGCTGCAACCGGGCGTAGTTGAGCTGTTTTTGCGGCAGCCGGTTCAGCTGGCTTTCATAATAATTTTTGGATCGCTGATACTCTTGAGCGATATAGCTGAGTTCCGCAAGGCGAACATCGGTCTGCAACTGCTCAGAGATAAGATCGAACTGGTACTGACGGGCTTTGCTGGTGAACGCCAGCTCTCCGGCAATCATGTTTCGGGTCAGCTCCTGCAACCGCTGTTTGAGCACATCGAGCTGCTGTTTTTTGGCGATATAGGAACTGCTTTCAGCACCTGATTCTCCCGCCAGTGTGATCAGTGTTTTTTCTTCCTGCTTGATACGGCTCTTAAGCTCTTTTGACTGCTGATCGACATTTTTGGCTATTTTAGCGCTCAGCGCTTTTTCTTCTTCGGAGAGTTTTTGTACCAGGAAGTCCTGACGGTTTTTCAAAATATTGTATTCAGCCTGAGCATCGTTGTAACGGGACTCGGCCTCGACCAGCTTTTCCAACAGCTTTTCGGCGTTGCCGGTCAGCTCATAGATGTTTTGCTGTTTCATATAGGACGACAGCTGGTCCTCAACTGCGGCGATCTCCCGCTGCTGACTTGCCAGCTGTTCACTGACAAACTCTTTGACCGACATCGCCTGATCGGCGTTCCACTCTATGTCTTTACGCATGTAGGACTGACAGATCGCATTGGTCAACAAGGCAGCTTCATCGGGAAAAGGACTCGATACCGATACTTTCAGGATATCGGTATCCCGGGCATTACCCACCGATATCCGTTTTTGCAACGTTTTTGCGTATTCGCGCATCAACAGATCATAATCTGCTGCCTCTTCTTTTCCCATCCCGAATTGCAGGCCACTGAACAGAGCACCGATAGGGGAAACATAGCGCCG
This is a stretch of genomic DNA from Prosthecochloris marina. It encodes these proteins:
- a CDS encoding radical SAM/SPASM domain-containing protein produces the protein MKATILKKMAKKVIKNPKRIKGYVDNYLGDFNPKRININNIIKYKTFFPIWDACQIEITSFCNRDCDFCPRYSDRSGVRKNENGHKVKKQMPSEKVYDIINELEKIGYRGKLRFGRLSEALYDDRYVEFANYARSKDLYLKEFSNGDPLKKNLKLCAELDGVLQEIVIGLYDCKDENEICEQKKWFIQKFKKTKVSFSIPQKNCLFRQGSKVYVDYADKKKDVALLNPCLSYEKRYLLIRYDGEISLCCEDDSCSFKVGNVFLQSIAEIWWSNRHRKIIHDIRKKGGKMKYKRCRECYVEMEGFNL
- a CDS encoding four helix bundle protein encodes the protein MKIERFEDLIAWKKARELTKEIYEVTGQGLFSKDFGMRDQIRRASVSIMSNLVEGFERGSAKEFHQFLVIAKASCAEVRSQLYVAFDAGYVSEANFSVLEKKAAEVSRIIGGLQTSVAKQRS
- a CDS encoding MraY family glycosyltransferase, which translates into the protein MSPFYLIPVPLFALLSFEALSAKTTAEEAALTIPFTQYTGIYLVALAVSYVMIMFLSSHAEKLGFIDHPDGKRKIHTVAKPLIGGIGIITGALMAMLLFVPFWQNVGLIIAVLMIVVMGAIDDRHDVSFKIRFLVQTGATVSIMYFGGTVLDSFGDLMGWGVIQTGFLAVPVTIFCIIGVINAVNMTDGLDGLAGGSSLVAFIAFGMLAWLNNQPELTFISVAFVGGLAAFLRFNWYPSKLFMGDAGSMSLGFVLAFFAIEVTQKAGGAVSPAAALLVLALPVTDTITVMVKRVLKGQSPFHPDKTHLHHIIKAMGFNHRKVVVVIIAATTISSSVAVFGTLMHFPDYLFFTIYLFCFTLYFVASYKLRAIYRLLIRLRQQKVFNIELGEVLR
- a CDS encoding GxxExxY protein, producing the protein MELLYKDEAFQIIGAAQEVHRQLGHGFLEAVYQEALAVEFTLRTIPFEKEKSFPVFYKNQTLDKYYQADFYCYGKIIVELKALVQITSDHEAQVLNYLKITKSKLGILINFGQKSLVFRRLLW
- a CDS encoding GumC family protein; the encoded protein is MADNENQIEQEINIQELLQILWKNRVLIGVVTGLALVLVLLYHFSATPEYRSTSVVLIKTDKGGVGEMINPFESMTGFELQNDIELIKSFPLAEEVVRDLAARKDRDSLQLFGERRYVSPIGALFSGLQFGMGKEEAADYDLLMREYAKTLQKRISVGNARDTDILKVSVSSPFPDEAALLTNAICQSYMRKDIEWNADQAMSVKEFVSEQLASQQREIAAVEDQLSSYMKQQNIYELTGNAEKLLEKLVEAESRYNDAQAEYNILKNRQDFLVQKLSEEEKALSAKIAKNVDQQSKELKSRIKQEEKTLITLAGESGAESSSYIAKKQQLDVLKQRLQELTRNMIAGELAFTSKARQYQFDLISEQLQTDVRLAELSYIAQEYQRSKNYYESQLNRLPQKQLNYARLQRDREVLNNTYTFLKEKLEESRIKIASEVGKVVIVGAAFPPIDPVAPDLKKNLLIGLILGLGLGGAMVFVREMLDHSLKDDTFLEDHGYTPLAAIPYVEDGNGKDLPKTLKGSLEQLTGYLPKYGDNGKSSKYIKTNSQGKIVPSTHDRKPLLMADSLSSPFAESFRDLRTNIVFSQADRPLKSILVTGTEISEGKSTVCGNLAYAFALNGSRVLLIDCDLRRPSQHRLYSCKKVPGLSDYLAGLEVDAEALIQPTMHENLYILPAGNKTPSPNELLGSNKMNELIKRFEDEWDYVILDTPPLLLLSDTTLISRAADGILMVVRMGYTNRNLLKEVQKLDYLKHRLLGVAIVGPSEKIGYGSYGRYYGRYGYKGYYSYKSYSSYLDEQRN